Proteins found in one Octopus sinensis unplaced genomic scaffold, ASM634580v1 Contig18235, whole genome shotgun sequence genomic segment:
- the LOC115231324 gene encoding tigger transposable element-derived protein 4-like, whose amino-acid sequence MFHNLRSDISRKQYLKFAEIDDNTIAWVNSMDLKGAILNDRIITEKAKAFALNLGITEFKGSKGWLVKFKKRNGLKLRNMHGESATPNFDPNLVSDFIELIKNKISLYGAQNVYNADETGLFYKMIPSKSVCKTIKSGYKVLKDRVSVMLCRNVDGTDKRTFLLIGLFKNPRCFKNFDIKKYVIYSNSKRAWMDSRIFNQFLLKWEMELRKQDRKILFVVDQSPAHKVNFMKFTLGID is encoded by the coding sequence ATGTTTCATAACCTAAGATCTGACATTTCCCGCAAACAATATTTAAAGTTTGCTGAAATCGATGATAATACTATTGCTTGGGTCAATTCAATGGATCTTAAAGGAGCCATTTTAAATGATAGGATTATTACTGAGAAAGCAAAAGCCTTTGCATTGAATCTCGGGATTACTGAATTCAAAGGAAGCAAAGGGTGGTTAGTTAAATTTAAAAAGAGGAATGGTTTGAAATTACGCAATATGCATGGAGAATCTGCAACTCCAAATTTTGACCCTAATTTAGTATCAGATTTCATTgaattaatcaaaaataaaatcagtctttACGGAGCTCAAAATGTTTATAATGCCGATGAAACTGGCTTATTTTACAAAATGATACCGTCTAAGAGTGTTTGTAAAACCATTAAATCTGGCTATAAAGTCCTGAAAGACAGAGTTTCTGTTATGTTATGTAGAAATGTTGACGGTACAGATAAGCGAACATTCTTACTAATTGGGTTGTTTAAAAATCCAAGATGTTTCAAGAATTTCGATATcaaaaaatatgttatatattcaaattcaaaGAGAGCATGGATGGATAgcagaatttttaatcaatttctaTTAAAATGGGAAATGGAATTGCGAAAACAAGATAGAAAAATTTTGTTTGTTGTAGATCAATCTCCTGCACATAAGGTGAATTTCATGAAATTTACATTAGGTATTGATTGA